The Saccharothrix sp. HUAS TT1 genome contains a region encoding:
- a CDS encoding LysM peptidoglycan-binding domain-containing protein, translating into MISLDRIEDGRPGWEQPDHLAGTGMETLLLQIVVSAGGPEAVTRRPVGPGASAVWTTPTDFADGVLVARTLRRHANQLMDTFVRGARGEGVDWADLAPALGVTEDDQHSAAERAFHAYQDLHGEHVGRRVIWTCASCRRSVTDNGPYSHHPDDREEGHADTCTRHLAAVRAWQDEQDAEDARHDDDPEDDPTQAVMVPGSGSGDGGGSLPHRVNPGETLSELATRFGTTVDALVALNGITDRNPIRAGDWISIPDGDADTDDTGSEHAAAEPPTPPAPPVIHLDDRR; encoded by the coding sequence GTGATCAGCCTGGACCGCATCGAAGACGGACGCCCCGGCTGGGAACAGCCCGACCACCTGGCCGGCACCGGTATGGAGACGCTGCTGCTCCAGATCGTCGTGTCCGCCGGCGGCCCCGAGGCGGTCACCCGCCGCCCCGTCGGCCCCGGCGCGAGCGCGGTGTGGACGACCCCGACCGACTTCGCCGACGGCGTCCTGGTCGCCCGAACCCTGCGCCGGCACGCCAACCAGCTCATGGACACCTTCGTGCGCGGCGCCCGCGGCGAGGGCGTCGACTGGGCCGACCTCGCCCCCGCACTCGGCGTCACCGAGGACGACCAGCACTCGGCCGCCGAACGGGCCTTCCACGCCTACCAGGACCTGCACGGCGAGCACGTCGGCCGCCGCGTGATCTGGACCTGCGCCTCCTGCCGCAGGAGCGTCACCGACAACGGCCCGTACAGCCACCACCCCGACGACCGCGAGGAAGGCCACGCCGACACCTGCACCCGGCACCTGGCCGCGGTCCGCGCCTGGCAGGACGAGCAGGACGCCGAAGACGCCCGGCACGACGACGACCCGGAAGACGACCCGACCCAGGCCGTCATGGTGCCGGGCAGCGGCTCCGGCGACGGCGGCGGCTCGCTCCCGCACCGCGTCAACCCCGGCGAGACCCTGTCCGAGCTGGCCACCCGCTTCGGCACCACCGTCGACGCCCTGGTGGCGCTCAACGGCATCACCGACCGCAACCCCATCCGCGCCGGCGACTGGATCAGCATCCCGGACGGGGACGCCGATACCGACGACACGGGGTCCGAGCACGCCGCAGCGGAGCCGCCCACTCCGCCCGCGCCCCCCGTGATCCACCTCGACGACCGCCGCTGA
- a CDS encoding DUF1643 domain-containing protein, translating into MTTLELLPPPTDPLMGGVPVERDAVLSECGSYRFELTRVWSPALALLHWLMLNPSTADKRRDDATVRRCVKYAMRWGFGGIVIRNLFALRATSPAVLRTHHDPVGAGNDGWIVTDPQRVMTIAAWGVNGTYLGRDRVVRRQLADAGIRLWHLGLNAGGQPAHPLQRRTTPAEPIEWAAV; encoded by the coding sequence ATGACCACCCTGGAGCTGCTGCCGCCGCCCACCGACCCGCTGATGGGCGGCGTGCCCGTCGAACGCGACGCCGTGCTGTCGGAGTGCGGCAGCTACCGGTTCGAGCTCACCCGCGTGTGGAGCCCGGCCCTGGCGCTGCTGCACTGGCTGATGCTCAACCCCTCGACCGCGGACAAGCGCCGCGACGACGCCACCGTGCGCCGCTGCGTGAAGTACGCGATGCGGTGGGGCTTCGGCGGCATCGTCATCCGCAACCTGTTCGCGCTGCGCGCCACCAGTCCCGCCGTGCTGCGCACCCACCACGACCCGGTCGGCGCGGGCAACGACGGCTGGATCGTCACCGACCCGCAGCGGGTCATGACCATCGCCGCGTGGGGCGTCAACGGCACCTACCTCGGCCGCGACCGGGTCGTGCGCCGCCAGCTCGCCGACGCGGGCATCCGGCTGTGGCACCTCGGCCTCAACGCGGGCGGCCAGCCCGCCCACCCGCTCCAGCGGCGCACCACCCCGGCCGAGCCGATCGAATGGGCGGCGGTATGA